In a genomic window of Lycium ferocissimum isolate CSIRO_LF1 chromosome 9, AGI_CSIRO_Lferr_CH_V1, whole genome shotgun sequence:
- the LOC132069199 gene encoding putative receptor-like protein kinase At3g47110: MCTTPLHNFFQQLENMDFKNLFYSYLASLIIVFSACQDKYFTAEAIPLSLVTDKEALISLKSQINMESSHPLSSWDVDSSPCNWTGVVCNENLERVTGLDLSGLGLEGTISPHIGNLSLLASIQLQNNRLTGTLPHQLSNLIHLRVLNASFNSIQGIIPPNISQCKNLMNLDLMQNEISGTIPPEISQLQRLQVLNLAGNHISGIIPSSISNISSLIILNLGTNILGGPLPSDLAKLRKLKQLDLTINNLTGLVPPPIYNMSSLVSLALASNNLWGDLPSDVGLTLPNLHVFNFCFNKFTGTIPGSLHNLTKIQVIRMAHNHLHGHVPPGLGNLPELLMYNIGFNRIVSSGDDGLNFLQSLTNSTKLIFLAIDYNLLEGVIPETIGNLSKALSKLYMAGNPIYGSIPSSIGQLSGLTLLNISYTSVSGEIPPEISQLKELQLLALAGNKLSGSIPYSLGNLRALNKIDLSENELIGSIPANFSNFQNLLSMDMSKNKLNGSIPKQLLNLPSLSAFLNLSHNLLSGPLPEEVDSLESVVTINLSYNRLSSQIPNSIHNCKSLEQLLLSHNMFSGQIPSTLGLVKGLETLDLSSNQLSGSIPFDLQKLQALQLLNLSFNNLDGEVPMNGVFANSSRVHLEGNKELCLQYVACKHTSTSHRRRLFFIFIIVAVTTILAVLLVVGLVFLYIKKKKAKVRNFPSKPFSWEHQMISYGELRQATSNFNEENQIGIGSFGCVYRGHIKEGITVAVKVIDTGIRGSWKSFMTECAALKHLRHRNLVKLITMCSSFDFQNREFLALIYEFMSNGSLQDWLTGKRKSSNGGGLDIFQRLNIAIDVAHAICYLHHESETPVVHCDLKPGNILLDADMTAKVGDFGIAKLMMETNGDTITSISSSHALKGSIGYIPPEYGLGEKVTIAGDVYSYGILLLELFTGKSPIDDSLKAGLSLKNWVEMSFPDKIEEVLDRELLSCMNNFGQEDHFVNTGIQVDCLISIIEVGLSCAVESPSERMTIKNALDKLRSAKEILLKSTI, from the exons ATGTGTACAACTCCACTTCATAATTTCTTTCAACAACTTGAAAACATGGATTTCAAAAACCTTTTCTATTCTTACTTGGCCAGCTTAATAATAGTTTTTTCTGCCTGCCAAGACAAATACTTCACTGCTGAGGCAATCCCTTTAAGTCTTGTTACTGATAAAGAGGCCCTGATTTCATTGAAGTCTCAGATAAATATGGAATCTTCTCATCCTCTGTCAAGCTGGGACGTGGACTCGTCCCCTTGTAATTGGACGGGAGTTGTCTGCAACGAAAATCTGGAACGCGTCACTGGGCTTGATCTTTCAGGCCTTGGACTTGAAGGTACCATAAGCCCTCATATTGGCAACCTCTCTTTACTTGCATCAATTCAACTGCAGAATAATCGACTGACAGGAACACTTCCTCACCAACTCAGCAATCTCATTCATCTTAGAGTTCTGAACGCGAGCTTCAATAGCATTCAAGGGATTATACCACCTAACATAAGCCAGTGCAAGAATCTCATGAACCTTGATTTGATGCAAAATGAGATTTCAGGAACAATTCCTCCGGAGATTAGCCAGCTCCAACGACTCCAAGTTTTGAATTTGGCAGGAAACCATATTTCAGGCATCATCCCATCCTCCATATCCAACATTTCTTCCCTCATCATTTTAAACCTTGGCACCAACATCTTAGGTGGTCCTCTTCCGAGTGACTTGGCTAAACTTAGAAAACTGAAACAACTTGACCTGACTATTAACAATCTCACTGGTTTAGTCCCTCCGCCTATCTACAACATGTCCTCGCTAGTGTCCTTAGCATTAGCTTCCAACAATCTGTGGGGTGACTTGCCTAGCGATGTAGGATTAACACTCCCAAATCTTCAcgtcttcaatttttgttttaacaaGTTCACTGGTACAATTCCAGGATCATTGCATAACCTCACAAAAATTCAGGTCATTCGCATGGCACATAACCATTTACATGGACATGTGCCACCAGGACTGGGAAACCTACCGGAACTGCTGATGTATAACATTGGGTTCAACAGAATTGTAAGTTCAGGTGATGATGGCCTCAATTTTCTCCAATCCTTGACGAATAGCACCAAATTAATTTTTCTGGCTATTGATTACAATCTTCTAGAGGGTGTTATTCCTGAGACTATTGGCAACCTTTCCAAGGCTCTCTCAAAGTTGTACATGGCTGGAAATCCTATTTATGGCAGCATTCCCTCTTCCATTGGTCAACTAAGTGGCTTAACCTTGCTTAACATAAGTTACACTTCAGTTTCTGGTGAAATACCACCAGAAATAAGCCAGTTGAAGGAACTGCAGTTGTTGGCATTGGCTGGAAATAAGTTGTCTGGTAGTATCCCATACTCTTTGGGTAATCTCAGAGCACTAAATAAGATCGATCTGTCAGAAAATGAGCTTATAGGAAGTATACCAGCTAATTTCAGCAACTTCCAAAATTTGCTTTCCATGGATATGTCAAAGAATAAGCTCAACGGAAGCATACCAAAGCAACTCCTTAATCTGCCCAGCTTAAGTGCTTTTCTTAACCTTTCTCATAACCTTTTGTCTGGTCCTTTGCCTGAAGAAGTTGATTCTCTAGAAAGTGTGGTCACAATCAATCTCTCTTACAATCGTCTGTCTAGTCAAATCCCAAACTCAATTCATAATTGTAAGAGCTTAGAGCAATTGTTACTTTCCCACAACATGTTTTCAGGCCAAATACCAAGCACTCTAGGGTTAGTGAAAGGTTTAGAAACTCTTGACCTCTCCTCAAACCAGCTATCTGGTTCAATTCCATTTGATCTGCAGAAATTGCAAGCATTACAGCTCCTGAATCTCTCTTTCAATAACTTGGACGGAGAAGTTCCGATGAATGGGGTCTTTGCAAATTCCTCAAGAGTTCACTTGGAAGGCAATAAAGAGCTTTGCTTGCAGTACGTAGCATGTAAGCATACCAGCACTTCTCATAGAAGAAGAttgttcttcatctttatcattgTAGCGGTGACGACAATCTTGGCCGTGCTTCTGGTAGTTGGCTTAGTCTTCCTATacatcaagaagaaaaaagcaAAAGTACGGAACTTCCCCTCTAAACCCTTTAGCTGGGAGCATCAAATGATTTCGTATGGTGAGCTTCGTCAAGCAACATCAAATTTCAACGAAGAAAATCAAATTGGTATTGGGAGTTTTGGATGTGTTTACAGAGGGCACATAAAAGAAGGGATAACTGTTGCAGTTAAAGTCATTGATACTGGAATAAGAGGATCTTGGAAGAGCTTCATGACTGAATGTGCAGCTTTGAAGCATCTGAGGCATAGGAATCTTGTAAAGCTTATCACCATGTGCTCAAGTTTTGATTTTCAGAATAGAGAATTTTTGGCACTGATTTATGAATTCATGAGCAACGGGAGTTTACAGGATTGGCTCACTGGGAAAAGGAAATCTTCAAACGGAGGGGGCTTGGATATTTTCCAAAGACTTAACATTGCAATTGATGTTGCACATGCAATATGTTATTTGCACCATGAAAGTGAGACACCAGTTGTGCATTGTGATTTGAAGCCTGGCAACATTCTTTTAGATGCTGACATGACAGCAAAAGTTGGTGACTTTGGCATTGCCAAATTGATGATGGAAACAAATGGTGACACCATAACTTCCATCAGCTCCTCACATGCACTTAAAGGTTCCATCGGCTACATACCTCCAG AATATGGGTTGGGAGAAAAGGTTACTATTGCTGGAGATGTCTATAGTTATGGAATTCTTTTACTAGAACTCTTTACTGGAAAGAGCCCAATTGATGACAGCCTCAAAGCAGGATTGAGCTTAAAGAATTGGGTGGAAATGTCCTTTCCTGACAAAATAGAAGAAGTGTTGGACAGAGAGCTTCTCTCCTGTATGAACAATTTTGGCCAGGAAGATCATTTTGTTAACACAGGTATTCAAGTTGACTGTTTGATCTCTATTATTGAGGTTGGTCTATCTTGCGCTGTTGAATCTCCAAGTGAACGCATGACCATAAAGAATGCTCTTGACAAATTGAGAAGTGCGAAAGAAATTCTTCTCAAGTCCActatttga